The Neorhizobium sp. NCHU2750 genome has a window encoding:
- a CDS encoding histidine phosphatase family protein gives MSRSTRLFLICHGPTTAARNATFPHDEPLVDGDIDTIHAFIPPDLLREAYLVCSPARSTVQIAEAISSSYEVDHRLADLDHGLWSGRSLEDVARSEPEALKEWMTEPDFSPPEGESIVHLIQRSQAWLDGNLQRGGKIVAITHRAVCRAMIVSALGAPADAFWKIDIGFPGKTTLTSDGRRWSLSGIE, from the coding sequence ATGTCACGATCGACCCGCCTGTTCTTGATCTGTCATGGCCCGACGACCGCCGCTCGCAACGCGACGTTTCCGCATGATGAGCCGCTCGTCGATGGCGACATCGATACGATTCATGCGTTCATACCCCCCGATCTGTTGCGTGAAGCCTACCTGGTCTGCTCGCCGGCGCGATCCACAGTCCAGATCGCCGAAGCGATCTCCTCGTCATACGAAGTCGACCATCGGTTGGCCGATCTCGATCATGGCCTCTGGTCGGGGCGATCTCTGGAAGACGTTGCGCGCAGTGAGCCGGAGGCGTTGAAAGAATGGATGACCGAGCCTGATTTCTCGCCTCCCGAAGGAGAGAGTATCGTCCACCTGATCCAGCGCTCACAGGCGTGGCTGGACGGAAATCTGCAGCGAGGCGGAAAGATCGTCGCCATCACGCATCGCGCCGTCTGCCGGGCAATGATCGTCAGTGCGTTGGGTGCACCGGCAGACGCATTCTGGAAGATCGATATCGGCTTTCCGGGCAAGACAACACTGACAAGTGATGGGCGACGCTGGTCGCTTAGTGGCATCGAGTGA
- the copC gene encoding copper homeostasis periplasmic binding protein CopC, translated as MFRSIKITLFALTAAAAVSSQAFAHAHLKTSNPADKASVTSPSELDLTFTEGLNLKFSGITVTDGDGKTVGLGESKLSEGDKTLVVPVSAPLSQGTYKVEWHVLSTDGHKTNGAYSFTVKP; from the coding sequence ATGTTTCGCTCTATCAAGATCACCCTATTCGCTCTCACCGCCGCCGCCGCCGTTTCCAGCCAGGCCTTTGCCCATGCGCATCTGAAGACCTCAAATCCGGCCGACAAGGCTTCAGTCACATCCCCGTCCGAACTCGACCTTACGTTCACCGAGGGACTGAACCTCAAGTTCAGCGGCATCACAGTGACCGATGGAGATGGAAAGACGGTTGGTCTGGGTGAGAGCAAGCTCAGCGAAGGCGACAAGACGCTTGTCGTTCCCGTCTCAGCCCCGCTTTCCCAAGGCACCTACAAGGTCGAATGGCATGTTCTCTCGACCGATGGTCACAAGACCAACGGCGCTTACAGTTTCACCGTGAAGCCGTGA
- a CDS encoding CbtB-domain containing protein, which produces MANATYAPEITVTPIPVGQLLPWAVFGGLLMLMAIYFVGAEEGATSLISGMEVHEFVHDGRHLLGFPCH; this is translated from the coding sequence ATGGCCAACGCCACTTACGCTCCCGAAATCACAGTCACCCCGATTCCCGTCGGACAATTGCTTCCATGGGCCGTGTTCGGCGGCCTGCTCATGCTGATGGCGATCTATTTCGTCGGTGCCGAAGAAGGCGCGACCTCGCTGATCTCCGGCATGGAAGTGCACGAATTCGTGCATGACGGCCGTCATCTCCTCGGCTTTCCCTGCCACTAA
- a CDS encoding sulfite reductase subunit alpha: MMIPHIPEDAPFNSDQRAWLAGFMAGLNSRLVAGESTASASATGAAQPIHILYGTQTGNAEQVAMDAATAARALGMAPEVKGLDDIDMTALGAMRHVVVVTSTYGEGEMPDNAQLFWEALSADTAPRLEGLKFAVLALGDTGYDGFCQAGKLIDTRLEQLGATRIATRRDCDIDFEDAAAEWLGETLPLASEVPEAGTPVAVVAAPIREVTGWGRKNPYAATLAVNRRLSGSSSTKEIRHYEFDLADSGLTYEAGDALGVMPVNDPALVDLLVARLGATADTEVQGAPLGQLLSAHYEISTPSRDLIAEVERRAGHEELTRVMRNGDKEALEAFLWSKDSLDLISLIPQGVLNAAEFVGLLKPLQHRAYSISSSPKEAESRVHLTVASVRYHAAGRHRGGVCSTHMADRVAEGATAGIFVSQNKSFRVPGNDDAPMIMVGPGTGIAPFRAFLQERRGRGAKGRNWLFFGDQRRESDFIYEDELSTMSRDGLLTRLDLAFSRDQDAKIYVQTRMKENGKALFSWLEDGASFYVCGDATRMARDVDTALGEIIAEHGGMTPEKAADYLANLKRDKRYLRDVY; encoded by the coding sequence ATGATGATCCCGCATATTCCCGAGGACGCCCCGTTCAACAGCGACCAGCGCGCATGGCTAGCCGGCTTCATGGCCGGTCTGAACTCGCGCCTTGTCGCCGGGGAAAGCACGGCTAGCGCATCGGCAACCGGCGCTGCTCAACCGATCCACATCCTCTACGGCACCCAGACCGGCAATGCCGAACAGGTGGCGATGGACGCGGCCACCGCGGCACGCGCGCTCGGCATGGCGCCGGAGGTCAAGGGCCTCGACGACATCGACATGACCGCGCTCGGCGCCATGCGCCATGTCGTCGTGGTAACCTCCACCTATGGCGAGGGCGAGATGCCGGACAATGCCCAGCTGTTCTGGGAGGCATTGTCGGCGGACACGGCTCCGCGTCTCGAGGGCCTGAAATTTGCCGTGCTGGCGCTGGGCGACACCGGCTATGACGGGTTCTGCCAGGCCGGAAAGCTGATCGACACCCGGTTGGAACAACTCGGCGCAACCCGCATCGCCACCCGGCGCGACTGCGATATCGATTTCGAGGATGCCGCCGCCGAATGGCTTGGCGAGACCCTGCCGCTTGCATCTGAGGTGCCTGAAGCCGGGACACCGGTCGCCGTCGTTGCGGCCCCGATACGCGAGGTGACCGGCTGGGGCCGCAAGAATCCTTACGCCGCGACACTTGCCGTCAATCGCCGCCTGTCGGGGTCGTCCTCGACCAAGGAAATCCGCCACTACGAATTCGATCTCGCCGATAGCGGGCTTACCTACGAAGCCGGGGATGCGCTGGGCGTGATGCCCGTCAACGACCCGGCACTGGTCGATCTCCTCGTTGCAAGGCTCGGGGCAACCGCAGACACCGAAGTCCAAGGGGCGCCGCTCGGCCAGCTGCTTTCGGCGCATTACGAGATCTCGACGCCATCACGCGACCTGATTGCCGAAGTCGAGCGCCGGGCCGGCCACGAGGAACTGACCCGCGTGATGCGCAATGGCGACAAGGAGGCGCTGGAGGCCTTCCTGTGGAGCAAAGACAGCCTCGACCTCATCTCGCTGATCCCGCAGGGCGTTCTCAACGCAGCAGAGTTCGTCGGCCTGTTGAAGCCGCTGCAGCACCGCGCCTATTCGATTTCTTCGAGCCCGAAGGAGGCCGAAAGCCGGGTGCATCTCACCGTCGCAAGCGTCCGCTACCACGCAGCAGGTCGCCATCGTGGCGGGGTCTGCTCCACCCATATGGCCGACCGCGTGGCCGAGGGCGCGACAGCCGGGATATTCGTGTCGCAGAACAAATCCTTCCGCGTTCCCGGCAATGACGATGCACCGATGATCATGGTCGGCCCCGGCACGGGCATCGCGCCCTTCCGCGCATTCCTGCAGGAACGCCGCGGGCGTGGCGCCAAGGGCCGCAACTGGCTGTTCTTCGGCGACCAGCGCCGCGAAAGCGACTTCATCTACGAAGACGAGCTCTCCACCATGAGCCGTGACGGTCTGCTGACGCGCCTCGACCTCGCCTTCTCGCGTGACCAGGATGCCAAGATCTATGTACAGACCCGCATGAAGGAAAACGGCAAGGCATTGTTCTCCTGGCTGGAGGATGGTGCATCCTTCTATGTCTGCGGTGATGCGACGCGCATGGCGCGCGATGTCGATACGGCGCTTGGCGAGATCATCGCCGAACATGGCGGGATGACGCCCGAGAAGGCAGCGGATTATCTGGCAAACCTCAAGCGGGACAAGCGCTACCTTCGCGATGTCTACTGA
- a CDS encoding CbtA family protein translates to MIGNLLLRGMIAGLIAGLLAFGFARTFGEPLVDRAIAFEEQEAAAANEPAEPELVSRKTQAGIGLLTGVVCYSVAIGGIFALVFAGLYGRTGRISPRGLSAILGVLAFLAIIVVPDLKYPPNPPAVGNPDTIGIRTGLFFIMMVVSIAAMVVAYLIRSALVARMGGWNASIVAGLCYIAFIAAVQFLLPAINEVPENFSAVTLYNFRIASVGIQAIVWAGTALIFGVMAEALMKNSGHYRNAIAAR, encoded by the coding sequence ATGATTGGAAACTTGTTGTTGAGAGGCATGATTGCCGGTCTCATCGCGGGACTGCTTGCCTTCGGTTTCGCTCGCACTTTTGGTGAGCCTCTGGTCGATCGTGCGATCGCCTTCGAAGAGCAGGAAGCCGCCGCGGCCAATGAGCCGGCGGAGCCGGAACTCGTTTCGCGCAAGACCCAGGCCGGTATCGGCCTTTTGACGGGCGTGGTCTGCTATAGTGTCGCCATCGGCGGCATCTTTGCGCTGGTCTTCGCCGGGCTCTATGGCAGAACCGGCCGCATCAGCCCGCGTGGGCTTTCCGCGATCCTCGGTGTGCTTGCCTTCCTGGCGATCATCGTCGTGCCCGATCTCAAATACCCGCCAAATCCGCCAGCTGTCGGAAATCCCGATACGATCGGTATCAGGACGGGGCTGTTCTTCATCATGATGGTCGTGTCGATTGCGGCAATGGTGGTGGCGTATCTGATCCGCTCTGCGCTGGTGGCCCGGATGGGAGGCTGGAACGCTTCGATCGTGGCCGGCCTGTGCTACATCGCCTTTATCGCCGCGGTGCAATTCCTGCTGCCTGCGATCAACGAAGTACCGGAAAACTTCTCGGCCGTGACCTTGTACAACTTCCGCATCGCGAGCGTCGGTATCCAGGCGATCGTCTGGGCAGGCACGGCCCTGATCTTCGGCGTGATGGCCGAGGCCCTGATGAAGAACTCCGGTCACTACCGGAATGCCATCGCAGCACGGTAG
- a CDS encoding murein L,D-transpeptidase catalytic domain family protein, producing MLTAVSAQAASAQHLPPAPEWLKGHIGEGDGQIAPTVFERARALYFSKVAEGKVKNPCYFAMDATRPNDLTDGKAGGRFYTICEASQTFSVISSGHGSGRKLPGVVDFSNDRACARNFGNALDSNLTAGGAYLTSEIKTSFKGYYRTGSGGQALLTRSFVQFDGVGETANARQRAIGGHAAALVSGICMQKKPESPYANRDGYVPLGKLVNYAGGRSDGCTSWSPAEAPMVLSTVKDNPTTVYIYPESRDIAAMSKALASGRPGSHAGVYWNSDCLKEIGTPRFWNKETLEPLIAQYKKDHPAPPPKPVPICDPQMN from the coding sequence CTGCTCACGGCTGTGTCTGCGCAGGCAGCAAGCGCACAGCATCTGCCGCCTGCCCCCGAGTGGCTCAAAGGACATATCGGAGAAGGCGATGGACAGATTGCACCCACGGTCTTCGAGCGGGCCCGGGCGCTCTATTTCAGCAAGGTCGCCGAGGGCAAGGTGAAAAATCCCTGCTACTTCGCCATGGACGCGACACGCCCGAACGACCTGACCGATGGCAAGGCAGGCGGGCGATTCTACACGATCTGCGAAGCCAGTCAGACGTTCAGCGTGATTTCTTCAGGCCATGGCAGCGGCCGCAAACTGCCCGGCGTGGTGGATTTCTCCAATGACCGTGCATGCGCAAGGAATTTCGGCAACGCTCTGGACTCCAATCTGACCGCTGGAGGTGCCTATCTCACCAGCGAGATCAAGACGTCGTTCAAGGGCTATTACCGGACCGGTTCGGGCGGACAGGCCCTGTTGACGCGATCCTTCGTGCAATTCGACGGCGTCGGCGAGACGGCGAATGCACGGCAGCGCGCCATAGGCGGACATGCCGCAGCACTGGTTTCCGGTATCTGCATGCAGAAGAAACCGGAGAGCCCCTATGCAAACCGCGATGGATACGTTCCGCTCGGCAAACTGGTGAACTATGCCGGTGGTCGCAGCGACGGCTGCACGAGCTGGTCACCAGCAGAGGCCCCGATGGTCCTGTCCACAGTGAAGGACAATCCGACCACGGTCTATATCTACCCCGAGTCGCGAGATATCGCAGCCATGTCCAAGGCACTCGCATCGGGCCGGCCGGGCAGTCATGCCGGTGTCTACTGGAACTCGGATTGCCTCAAGGAAATCGGCACGCCGCGATTCTGGAACAAGGAAACCCTCGAACCGCTCATCGCCCAATACAAGAAGGACCACCCGGCTCCGCCGCCGAAGCCGGTTCCAATCTGCGATCCCCAGATGAATTGA
- a CDS encoding glutamate synthase-related protein, producing MGATNEGFGLYDPADEKSSCGVGFITRKSGIQTHDVLLKGHEALCAVPHRGGMSAEGVGDGAGISADLSLGFFRKLTGRPDLQARRFGVGNFFLPADPAFHVEAERLIETALAEQGLGLLLKRDVPVDNDAIRPAAVRFQLPIRQWVFSCHSETASLEEFDFRIHKALLAIEGEAYTRAELGGLYPISLSARTQVLKGRLNSDEVIPYFRDLVDPDHAIHTMYFHTRFSTNTDPHPSMAQPFRQMAHNGELNTDRKNRLSEAAIAAAKNASIIRPKGQSDSCRLDQTLQSRVVEDGLDLVTAVVSMMPPAWENDDTLSADVVAMLEYFSLYEEKNDGPAALIFGNGDVIGARLDRLGLRPLRTVETQDYLCVMSEAGQIAFPPETVLRRGRIEAGGMLVYDHTEKRAYGTIEALEMLAARRPYRDLLVGARVRLVDLPEIPAEAQGSPLRYNGDLERHQRYVAYSLNQESFKFLMDPMLATGAEKISAMGYGNAINALSDQEGGVAKYFSQRFAQVTNPPLDSIREADGMTLRIALGAKPNIGAKAARQIVVPSPILTHLDMLRLREQAETPVRRFEMLYTPVLDDAGINSQALEEGIDRLCNSIAAFAREEGGIAIVTDRHVARDRAALPMILVVSAINQKLIEEGMRLRVSLVVESGQICSSHHVAAALGFGAAAVYPLGVQFRAEEKFGAEADKAFKRFAKAAEKSLMKTMGKVGLCTAESYVGGEFFEPNFLDTSDPVLKRYFPNVKTPVGGVNFKVIAQAVADWHAKALTVAAEDDIPLLGLFKERAEGAGHSFGTTAVRGFVDMTEEKLAFSEPDGEEDPFLRLLTLNRLDDAFGINDAAYTNTSYDRLSPQAIDRFAITPGYRAFVRMMTEERARRPAALRDVLAFPADVTYATSPEDFRKEMKRFSRKGNNSFLVRGLTCQAIDDDTFRLGLTGPLGGDLARLAALGQSLVTRFGTDILGHWLEGGALAIHAEGQALAYLRLLGTAAAGIALDEVQPASDITPLLASGAMSHGALVANAHEAVAHGTNMVGGMSNSGEGGEHISRYGTIRASRIKQFASGRFGIWAGYLADPMLEELEIKIGQGAKPGEGGQLPAAKVTVEIAAARGGTPGVELVSPPPHHDTYSIEDLAQLIHDCKAARVRVIVKLVSSEGIGTIAVGVAKAGADVINVAGNTGGTGAAAVTSLKYTGRAAEIGIAEVHQALCANGLRQKVTLRCSGAHQTASDVVKSALLGGDSFEFGTTALMMLKCVMAKNCNIKCPAGLTTNAEAFDGDPRALAQYLLNIAHETREILASLGLRSLREARGRSDLLHLLDHPSSVGQLDLRAMLQVVEEVKIADPVYMEKDYAVDDAFIDMVRSALIDGRHPVVELGGNQHLNNRNKSVGGQLSVDIERMLNYELTEDQARGLPAVRQDGRGRRFLDAGSVKIATSGSAGQSYGAFCNDGLALTHTGTCNDGVGKSANGGTISVRSPGGGSAEAGGNVLIGNFALFGATGGRLFVEGQAGDRFAVRNSGSTAVVEGVGDFCCEYMTNGAVLNLGAFGKGVGNGMSGGFFYQYDPYGDLPKNASHDSVIIGSIADPADPHAAFHADAIRMMLEWHVEATGSEKARWLIENFESERQNFVYGLPRALLLYQDTDAILKAKSRKDLIEELSTALAAHQVRKFKLAYRDRKPILNGKAPGHGETDSEEMFTLLNNYTVLSMAQSLAMARVPNALGPSEPAVEKAVRNLILTEDFALMQKISRYAREAVADYDDQGLAVLVSEKRLSDYRRALAGRNTLSIDCPGTYGWIIQQTESNRDRIGRIPSFEELFAAKAIGNLAPARP from the coding sequence ATGGGCGCGACGAATGAAGGCTTCGGTCTGTATGATCCCGCTGACGAGAAAAGCAGCTGCGGCGTCGGCTTCATAACGCGAAAGAGCGGCATTCAGACCCATGACGTCCTGCTCAAGGGCCATGAGGCGCTCTGTGCCGTGCCCCATCGCGGCGGCATGTCCGCCGAAGGTGTGGGCGATGGAGCGGGTATCTCTGCGGACCTATCTCTCGGTTTCTTCCGCAAGCTGACCGGGCGCCCGGATCTTCAGGCACGGCGCTTCGGCGTCGGCAATTTCTTCCTGCCCGCCGATCCCGCCTTTCACGTGGAAGCCGAGCGCCTTATCGAGACCGCCCTTGCCGAGCAGGGACTGGGTCTGCTCCTGAAGCGCGACGTGCCTGTCGACAATGATGCCATCCGCCCTGCAGCGGTGCGGTTCCAGCTGCCGATCCGCCAATGGGTGTTCAGCTGCCACAGCGAAACCGCGTCGCTGGAAGAATTCGATTTCCGTATCCACAAGGCGTTGCTGGCGATCGAGGGCGAGGCCTATACGCGGGCGGAGCTCGGCGGCCTTTATCCGATCTCGCTCAGCGCCCGCACGCAGGTCTTGAAGGGCCGGTTGAATTCCGACGAAGTCATCCCCTATTTCCGCGATCTGGTGGATCCGGATCATGCGATCCATACCATGTATTTCCACACCCGGTTCTCCACCAATACCGACCCGCATCCGTCGATGGCGCAGCCGTTCCGCCAGATGGCCCATAACGGTGAACTCAATACCGACCGCAAGAACCGGCTGTCGGAAGCGGCGATCGCCGCTGCCAAGAATGCCTCGATCATCCGGCCCAAGGGGCAGTCCGACAGTTGTCGCCTCGACCAGACGCTGCAGTCGCGCGTGGTGGAGGACGGGCTCGATCTCGTGACCGCCGTCGTGTCGATGATGCCACCGGCATGGGAGAACGACGACACGCTCTCGGCCGATGTCGTCGCTATGCTCGAATATTTCTCGCTCTATGAAGAGAAGAACGACGGTCCGGCCGCCCTGATCTTCGGCAATGGCGATGTCATCGGCGCACGTCTCGATCGTCTTGGCCTCCGCCCGCTGCGCACCGTCGAGACGCAAGACTATCTCTGCGTCATGTCGGAAGCCGGCCAGATCGCCTTTCCGCCGGAAACGGTTCTGCGCCGCGGCCGCATCGAGGCGGGCGGCATGCTGGTCTACGACCATACCGAAAAGCGCGCCTATGGCACGATCGAGGCACTGGAAATGCTGGCGGCGCGGCGTCCCTACCGCGATCTTCTCGTCGGCGCGCGTGTCCGTCTCGTCGACCTGCCGGAAATCCCGGCCGAAGCCCAGGGGTCGCCGCTGCGCTACAATGGCGATCTAGAACGCCATCAGCGCTACGTCGCCTATTCGCTCAACCAGGAAAGCTTCAAGTTCCTGATGGACCCGATGCTGGCAACCGGCGCGGAAAAGATCTCCGCCATGGGTTATGGCAATGCCATCAATGCGCTCTCCGACCAGGAAGGCGGCGTTGCCAAGTATTTCTCCCAACGCTTCGCCCAGGTCACCAACCCGCCGCTCGACAGTATCCGTGAGGCGGATGGCATGACGCTGCGCATCGCGCTCGGCGCCAAGCCGAATATCGGTGCGAAGGCCGCCCGCCAGATTGTCGTGCCCTCCCCAATCCTTACCCATCTCGACATGCTGCGACTGCGCGAACAGGCGGAAACGCCGGTCCGTCGTTTCGAAATGCTCTATACGCCCGTTCTCGACGATGCCGGGATCAATTCCCAGGCATTGGAAGAGGGCATCGACAGGCTCTGCAATTCTATCGCCGCCTTTGCGCGCGAAGAAGGCGGCATCGCCATCGTCACCGACCGGCATGTTGCGAGAGATCGTGCGGCTCTGCCGATGATCCTTGTCGTTTCGGCGATCAACCAGAAGCTCATCGAGGAAGGGATGCGCCTGCGCGTCTCGCTGGTGGTCGAAAGCGGCCAGATCTGCTCCTCACATCATGTGGCGGCAGCCCTCGGTTTCGGTGCAGCGGCAGTCTATCCGCTCGGCGTGCAGTTTCGCGCCGAGGAGAAGTTCGGGGCCGAGGCCGACAAGGCGTTCAAGCGCTTCGCCAAGGCTGCCGAAAAGTCGCTGATGAAGACCATGGGCAAGGTCGGGCTCTGCACTGCCGAAAGCTATGTCGGCGGCGAATTCTTCGAGCCGAACTTCCTCGATACCAGCGATCCGGTCCTGAAGCGTTACTTCCCCAACGTGAAGACGCCTGTCGGCGGCGTGAACTTCAAGGTGATCGCCCAGGCAGTTGCCGACTGGCACGCCAAGGCGCTGACGGTGGCGGCAGAAGACGACATCCCCCTGCTCGGCCTGTTCAAGGAGCGCGCCGAGGGTGCGGGCCATTCCTTCGGCACTACGGCGGTGCGGGGTTTCGTCGACATGACGGAGGAGAAGCTGGCCTTCTCCGAACCGGATGGTGAGGAAGACCCTTTCCTGCGCCTGCTGACGCTCAACCGGCTCGATGATGCCTTCGGCATCAACGATGCAGCCTACACGAACACCAGCTACGACCGGCTGTCGCCGCAGGCCATCGACCGGTTTGCCATCACGCCAGGCTATCGGGCCTTCGTGCGGATGATGACCGAAGAGCGTGCTCGCCGGCCGGCTGCGCTCCGCGATGTGCTGGCCTTCCCGGCCGACGTCACCTATGCCACATCGCCGGAAGATTTCCGCAAGGAGATGAAGCGGTTCTCCCGCAAGGGCAATAACAGCTTCCTGGTCCGCGGCCTCACCTGCCAGGCGATCGACGATGACACGTTCCGGCTCGGCCTGACCGGCCCTCTCGGCGGTGATCTGGCAAGGCTTGCCGCACTCGGCCAATCGCTGGTCACGCGTTTCGGCACCGACATCCTCGGCCACTGGCTGGAAGGCGGGGCGCTTGCCATTCACGCCGAAGGACAGGCGCTCGCCTATCTGCGGCTTCTCGGCACAGCCGCAGCCGGTATCGCGCTCGACGAGGTACAGCCGGCAAGCGACATCACCCCGTTGCTTGCATCCGGCGCCATGAGCCATGGCGCGCTTGTTGCCAATGCCCACGAGGCGGTCGCCCACGGTACCAACATGGTCGGCGGCATGTCGAATTCGGGCGAAGGCGGCGAGCATATCTCGCGCTACGGCACGATCCGCGCCTCGCGTATCAAGCAGTTCGCCTCAGGCCGCTTCGGCATCTGGGCGGGCTATCTCGCCGATCCGATGCTGGAGGAACTGGAGATCAAGATCGGTCAGGGCGCTAAGCCCGGCGAAGGCGGCCAGCTTCCGGCAGCCAAGGTGACGGTCGAGATTGCCGCGGCCCGTGGTGGCACACCCGGCGTCGAGCTCGTCTCGCCACCGCCGCATCACGACACCTATTCGATCGAGGATCTCGCGCAGCTGATCCACGATTGCAAGGCGGCGCGGGTGCGCGTCATCGTCAAGCTCGTCTCCTCCGAAGGCATCGGTACGATTGCCGTCGGCGTCGCCAAGGCGGGCGCCGATGTCATCAACGTCGCCGGCAATACCGGCGGCACGGGTGCGGCCGCGGTCACCAGCCTGAAATATACCGGCCGTGCCGCCGAAATCGGCATTGCCGAGGTGCATCAGGCACTCTGCGCCAACGGGCTACGCCAGAAGGTGACGCTGCGTTGTTCCGGCGCCCACCAAACGGCAAGCGACGTGGTCAAGTCGGCGCTGCTTGGCGGCGACAGTTTCGAATTCGGCACGACGGCGCTGATGATGCTGAAATGCGTGATGGCGAAGAACTGCAACATCAAGTGCCCGGCCGGTCTCACCACCAATGCGGAAGCCTTTGATGGCGACCCGCGGGCGCTGGCGCAATATCTGCTCAACATCGCCCATGAAACACGCGAAATCCTGGCGTCGCTGGGCCTTCGGTCTCTGCGCGAGGCCCGCGGGCGCAGCGATCTCCTCCACCTCCTCGACCACCCTTCCAGCGTCGGGCAGCTTGACCTCCGCGCGATGCTGCAGGTGGTCGAGGAGGTGAAGATCGCCGACCCGGTCTATATGGAAAAGGATTATGCGGTCGACGACGCCTTCATCGACATGGTGCGCTCGGCGCTCATCGATGGCCGCCATCCGGTGGTCGAGCTTGGCGGCAACCAGCACCTCAACAATCGCAACAAGAGCGTCGGCGGCCAGTTGTCGGTCGATATCGAGCGCATGCTGAACTATGAGCTGACGGAGGATCAGGCGCGCGGCCTCCCCGCCGTGCGGCAGGACGGTCGCGGCCGCCGGTTCCTCGATGCAGGCTCGGTGAAGATCGCTACATCCGGCTCGGCCGGGCAATCCTATGGCGCCTTCTGCAACGATGGCCTTGCACTCACCCACACCGGCACCTGCAATGACGGCGTGGGAAAGAGCGCCAATGGCGGGACGATTTCGGTGCGCTCGCCGGGCGGCGGCTCTGCTGAGGCCGGCGGCAACGTGCTGATCGGCAACTTCGCGCTGTTCGGCGCTACCGGTGGACGGCTGTTCGTCGAAGGCCAGGCAGGTGACCGCTTTGCCGTGCGCAATTCCGGTTCGACTGCAGTCGTCGAGGGCGTCGGCGATTTCTGCTGCGAATACATGACCAATGGTGCGGTGCTTAACCTCGGAGCCTTCGGCAAGGGCGTCGGCAACGGCATGAGCGGCGGTTTCTTCTATCAGTATGATCCCTATGGGGACCTGCCGAAGAATGCGAGCCACGACTCAGTCATCATCGGCTCGATCGCCGATCCGGCGGATCCCCATGCCGCCTTCCATGCGGATGCGATCCGCATGATGCTGGAATGGCATGTCGAGGCGACCGGGTCGGAAAAGGCCCGCTGGCTCATCGAGAACTTCGAGAGCGAAAGACAGAACTTCGTCTATGGCCTGCCGCGGGCGCTGCTGCTCTATCAGGATACCGACGCCATTCTCAAGGCGAAGAGCCGAAAGGACCTGATCGAGGAGCTGTCGACGGCACTTGCCGCCCATCAGGTGCGCAAGTTCAAGCTCGCCTATCGCGACCGCAAGCCGATCCTCAATGGCAAGGCGCCCGGTCACGGCGAGACCGACAGCGAAGAGATGTTCACGCTTCTCAACAACTACACGGTTCTTTCCATGGCCCAGTCGCTGGCCATGGCACGCGTGCCGAACGCGCTCGGCCCCTCGGAGCCGGCTGTCGAGAAGGCGGTGCGCAATCTGATCCTGACGGAAGACTTCGCTCTGATGCAGAAGATCTCCCGTTACGCCCGCGAGGCGGTGGCCGATTACGACGACCAGGGCCTTGCCGTGCTGGTTTCCGAAAAGCGGCTTTCCGACTATCGCCGGGCCCTGGCGGGACGCAACACGTTGTCGATCGATTGCCCCGGCACCTATGGCTGGATCATCCAGCAGACGGAAAGCAACCGCGACCGGATCGGCCGTATCCCGAGTTTCGAGGAACTCTTCGCCGCCAAGGCTATCGGCAACCTTGCTCCTGCCCGACCGTAA